In Paralichthys olivaceus isolate ysfri-2021 chromosome 13, ASM2471397v2, whole genome shotgun sequence, the following are encoded in one genomic region:
- the seraf gene encoding von Willebrand factor D and EGF domain-containing protein yields MGFAGLAGSLLSLLALAGVCSAGSDAPRGVAVGFVFDPKATCEPPCEHAGICIRNNTCFCSRGYEGETCKFANCYPKCKNGGECLRPGKCRCPPGFGGRYCHKVTCDGGCWNGGECTAVNGVAKCICPSSWSGSKCQEASCPQGCRNGGICVAPGICSCPEGWLGGACHTAVCTKPCLNGGKCISPEKCRCRPPYSGPRCEERKNSH; encoded by the exons ATGGGCTTCGCGGGTCTCGCCGGGTCGCTTCTCTCGCTCCTGGCCCTGGCCGGTGTCTGCTCCGCGGGCTCGGACGCTCCGCGGGGAGTCGCGGTCGGGTTCGTGTTCGACCCCAAAGCGACGTGCGAGCCTCCGTGTGAACACGCCGGGATCTGCATCCGCAACAACACATGCTTCTGCTCCAGAGGATACGAGGGGGAGACCTGCAAGTTCG CCAACTGTTATCCCAAATGTAAGAACGGAGGGGAGTGTCTTCGCCCTGGAAAATGCAGATGTCCCCCAGGATTCGGCGGAAGATACTGTCACAAAG TGACGTGTGACGGAGGATGTTGGAACGGAGGGGAGTGCACTGCTGTCAACGGAGTGGCCAAGTGCATCTGTCCCTCAAGCTGGAGCGGCTCGAAATGCCAAGAGG CAAGTTGTCCTCAAGGCTGCAGGAACGGGGGAATCTGCGTGGCCCCAGGAATCTGCAGCTGTCCGGAGGGATGGCTGGGCGGTGCCTGCCACACTG CCGTGTGCACGAAGCCCTGCCTGAATGGAGGGAAGTGTATTTCTCCTGAAAAGTGCCGCTGTCGCCCGCCGTATTCTGGCCCTCGCTGCGAGGAGAGGAAGAATTCTCACTAG